Genomic DNA from Osmia lignaria lignaria isolate PbOS001 chromosome 6, iyOsmLign1, whole genome shotgun sequence:
GGTGGAGGTGTTGGCCTGGCCGTCGGAGGAGGTGCTAGTCTCACCGGTGGACTCGCGGCAGGTGCTGGTGCCGCCAGATCTCTGCAAGATGGAGCGTCCAGCTTGGCTTCCCCAGCCCTTGGTGCCAGCTACGCTGCTGGATCCGCGGCGGCGGCTGGTGCTGCTGGTGTACAACAAATCGTCTCTGGTGGTGCGTAATCTTCCGAACGAAATGGATTACGAGTACCGGGGATCTCGGTGGGATTCACGCTTCTTCTGTCCAATATGCAGGAGTGATCGGAGGCAGGGCTGACATTGGACCCGCTGAAGGACCCAAGGCTAACGTTGGACCCCAAACCGGCCCCTCTGACATCGTTGGACCCCAAGAAGGTGCCAAGAACGTTGGTGGACCTCGTACCGGGCCAGCTGGTCTCGTTGGACCCGCCACTGGTCCATTCACCGCTGTCGGTGCCTCTGCTGGTACCTCCACCCTTGTGGGAGGATCTCAGGGTCGCGCTAACTTGGTTGGACCATCCTACGGTGGTGTTGCCTTCTACGCTGGAAGCGGTAACATCAACGGTGACGACGGAAGCTCTGgctctgctgctgctgctgcgccATCTGGCCTTGCCGGTCTTAGCGGTGCTGGTCTGTATTCCGTTCACAAAAATCATATATCATAATTACATAAGatagttaaaaataatgattacGTCAATCAGGTGCCATCGCTGTTGTCGGAGGTGGTGGTGGAATCGCTGGCGGAATCGGCGGACACGACGGTGGTGTTGCTGTGATCAACGGCCCATCTGGCGCCATCCACGCCGGACTCGGCTCCCACGGAGCTATCATCCCCGGGGGACTCGGCAAGTACTAGACGTTCTAAAGCCCCAGCGATCTCGGCTCGGCGACGGCGGCAAACCCACCACAGTCACATACCGGTCTCGAACGATCCTCAAACGCGCTCAACGGTCTTCTTCCCAAAGCTTCGTCCAATCTGGGAACATGGTGAATAACGCCGGCGTTAGTGGTGTAGTCGGTATATAGTCGGAATATTAATCACAAGTCCAGTCGGTATATATCGAGACACGATACGAAGCGCGAGACGGAAGCCCGGCATTGTTGGGCCGTGCTATCACTTCCACGATCACGGGCTTAGATCTCCCCGGGAAGTGTAGAACCGTGGAACCGGCCATTCGTGATCCGCGGTTTCGTCTCGTTCTATCCCTCCGTCGACGAAACCACTCGTCCCCATCTCGTAAGACGAGGCACGGGTCAAATTTAGTCAATTTCCATTCATCAATTGTACGCGACAGAGGTAGCCGAACGGAGCCGCGATTGCCAGCCACGGCTAACAGTTCCGTGACGACGATTTACATCTACGTCGCGATCTATCACGTCGACAAAGCCCGATCGACGAAACGATCGGCAATTGGTTCAGCGGTCGATGCTTTCGTCCTACGAACGATCCTGAGTCAGTCGCGCCAACACACAGAACGAACAAGTAAAACGAACAACGGAAACACGTTCGACCCGGCCGCCTCCGCCATGGATCCAAAGTGGACAAGCTTTGGCGCTTCGTCGTTGGACCAACTGGGTCTGTTCTGTTTTCTGAACACCCACCGTTGCTCCGGCAGCactcttatatttttttttttattttcacttacgTCTTCCACCAATCGTAAGGCCGCCGCTCTTCACACACACATATATTTActattctctctcttttttttcttttctctcttccgATGAGACCGAACGCTACCGATCCTGATAGGTTCGTTAGAAATAGGTCTCACAAGTTGTTATACTCACTGCCGCACTCTCAAgcatacatattattatttacattacTCGTCCATGCGCATATATATGTTCtctctttatatatatatatacatgtatacatactattactattacttccttcgcgtatatatatatacatgaacgCATTGCCACAcgcgcgcacacacacacactatTGCTATATGTGTACtcgtatatatacacacattaCACATATATTATATAATCGTGTTATATGTTAGCGAAAGAGAGAGACCGGTAGATTATGGTAGGTCAGCCCTTCCCGTGAGTGAATGAATGTAAATAGATGGCGCGCCGCTGCCGGCCCCCGACCCCGCCCGCCCTCGTCAtaccctttctttgcgatcacGACTAGCACCCCACCACCACCATAGATAGATACCACATATTTATAGCGTTTATACATTTATACAatactttatataaaataaagcaTCAGTATTTAAAACTCATCTCTGATTATTTCATTATCTCCACCCATATTTAACCCTTACCTAATCAATTTCTGTTTTTCCTTTGTACAATTGTCTAATGCTCTTCAGAAATTATTGCGAAATCTCTTCGAATATTCAGTacttgaatactttttaaaaaataaaaattgtaaatattatattcgGCTGCTTATACAAGCGTTAATTAAAGTGTTCAATTAATCTATTATTAAGTGTATTAACAATTTGATGGTTAGTGGCTATAAGTGGTAATCAAAATATCAAGCATTAGTTTGCTAATCAAATTACTAATAGTAATCAGTTTATtacttagaattttttaattatttaaataaattaagtaaaCAGTGATGATCAGAAATGATTACCAtgacagtgaacgtgttaaatgaCCCTTGTAAAATTACTGAAATTTCGAAAAACTTGTAATGTTCTTTCGAAACGAAACCAATCGTCGAGTGAGCTAATAAATACTCAACGATGTGGAAATGTGAATTAAGTGGAAAGATTTTCTCACTGTTCAAGTCGTTCCGTACGATTCCCGGGGAGGGGATAACTTTATCGAAGGGTACTGGAAGAAGATAGAAAGCTAAAATAACTTGGAAAAGTTCGTTCTTCTGTGATATCGGATATAAAAGTCGTCGAGGCGAATGTTTGACAGTCTCACGAGACGATGAAGAAAATCGACACGGGTCAACAGAGATATCAGAAAAGATGGAATAAAGATAACGAGGAAACGGAGTCTGGTGCAGACGAAAGTTACATTAATCGGTGTCGAGAAACTGCCACGAAATAAGGCtggattattaataattcatggaAGATAATTTGGTTGAGACGAAGTGGCTAGACCGTTTCATCCTGTCCTACCTTTCACttatgaaatatgtattttgATTAAAAACTTCGAATTATAAAAGACACTATTCTTTTCAATTCAAGCCTGCCGAATACATAATCATGAATTCGTTTATCGCCTTTCATTAGCATGTCTTCGACAATTTGGATAAAACATTGGTACAAGTTCAATCAATTAGAATATTGTATATCtcgttttaattttataattaacaaattttcctAATATTTCAGCTAATCATTTTTCAACACCGAACTACATCCTGGACCTCAGATTCTTTAAAAGACACTTGGACAAATTTTCACCAAGATGGTCGTCGATGACATCTcgatattcaaaatttattctgACGAAGATAGCACAGTGTTACGTTACAGAACGCTCACAAAGGTAACTTTGTAAGCCACAACGTTCCTCTTTCTAACGTCACGACACTTCGAAAACGGTAATTGGTTCCTCGATGATTACAGAGGGTGATAGGTCGGCTACGAATCGTTAAGGGACAAAAGGACACAGACGTGCTTTGTGAAACAATATCCAGACCACTGAAACGATACAACAACATCATGGTAAAATCCTTTCAATTATTCTAAACGTCAACTTTCctcattatttatttcataataacaatatcgttgctTTATTAAACAGATTTGAAAAAAGACCACGGGCTAAGCAGTATTCATGGGAAAATTGAAACCGAGGATTCTAATCAAATGGAAAACTGATCGTCCATTGCTGACCCATCCTATTCGACGCGGAAAAGAGGTTCGAACTTCCCAATCCGACTCGGCCACAAATACGGCTTTAACCGTCGCTAAAAGGGCTTTAAATCTCTTCCAGGTTCACGAGTACCAGCGGACTAGGTGGTCCAGGATTTTCCTGCTCTGCAACTGAccgcgaataaaataaaaagcatCGAGTGCGTGCTAACCCGCACAACTCGACTAAATCTACTAGCGGATGGTAAAGCGGATCGTCCGAGACGAGGCGAAGAAGCGTTTTTTATCATTCTTCGAAAGCGTCTGTTTGTCAAAATCTCCGTAACTGTCCGACGCAAGAACGGAAGCACTTCAACAAAGGAAAGGCtgagattttattttaaaacgagAAAAC
This window encodes:
- the apd-3l gene encoding apidermin 3 like isoform X1; the protein is MKAFIVFACLAVATARAGIAHGGGYALGGGHGGIGLGGVGLGGVGLGGVGLGGVGLGGGGVGLAVGGGASLTGGLAAGAGAARSLQDGASSLASPALGASYAAGSAAAAGAAGVQQIVSGGVIGGRADIGPAEGPKANVGPQTGPSDIVGPQEGAKNVGGPRTGPAGLVGPATGPFTAVGASAGTSTLVGGSQGRANLVGPSYGGVAFYAGSGNINGDDGSSGSAAAAAPSGLAGLSGAGAIAVVGGGGGIAGGIGGHDGGVAVINGPSGAIHAGLGSHGAIIPGGLANHFSTPNYILDLRFFKRHLDKFSPRWSSMTSRYSKFILTKIAQCYVTERSQRG
- the apd-3l gene encoding apidermin 3 like isoform X2 codes for the protein MKAFIVFACLAVATARAGIAHGGGYALGGGHGGIGLGGVGLGGVGLGGVGLGGVGLGGGGVGLAVGGGASLTGGLAAGAGAARSLQDGASSLASPALGASYAAGSAAAAGAAGVQQIVSGGVIGGRADIGPAEGPKANVGPQTGPSDIVGPQEGAKNVGGPRTGPAGLVGPATGPFTAVGASAGTSTLVGGSQGRANLVGPSYGGVAFYAGSGNINGDDGSSGSAAAAAPSGLAGLSGAGAIAVVGGGGGIAGGIGGHDGGVAVINGPSGAIHAGLGSHGAIIPGGLGKY